In a genomic window of Enterobacter asburiae:
- the atpA gene encoding F0F1 ATP synthase subunit alpha gives MQLNSTEISELIKQRIAQFSVVSEAHNEGTIVSVSDGVIRIHGLADCMQGEMISLPGNRYAIALNLERDSVGAVVMGPYADLAEGMKVKCTGRILEVPVGRGLLGRVVNTLGAPIDGKGPVEHDGFSPIEVIAPGVIDRQSVDQPVQTGYKSVDAMIPIGRGQRELIIGDRQTGKTAMAIDAIINQRDSGIKCVYVAIGQKASTISNVVRKLEEHGALSNTIVVVATASESAALQYLAPYAGCAMGEYFRDRGEDALIVYDDLSKQAVAYRQVSLLLRRPPGREAFPGDVFYLHSRLLERASRVNAEYVENFTKGEVKGKTGSLTALPIIETQAGDVSAFVPTNVISITDGQIFLETNLFNSGIRPAVNPGISVSRVGGAAQTKIIKKLSGGIRTALAQYRELAAFSQFASDLDEATRKQLSHGQKVTELLKQKQYAPMSVAQQGLVLFAAERGYLEDVELAKIGSFEAALLAYVDRDHAPLMQEINQTGGYNDEIEGKLKAILDSFKATQSW, from the coding sequence ATGCAACTGAATTCCACCGAAATCAGCGAACTGATCAAGCAGCGCATTGCTCAGTTCAGTGTTGTGAGTGAAGCTCACAACGAAGGTACTATTGTTTCTGTAAGTGACGGTGTTATCCGCATCCACGGCCTGGCCGATTGTATGCAGGGTGAGATGATTTCCCTGCCGGGTAACCGTTACGCTATCGCACTGAACCTGGAGCGCGACTCCGTAGGTGCAGTTGTGATGGGTCCATACGCTGACCTCGCCGAAGGCATGAAGGTTAAGTGTACTGGCCGTATTCTGGAAGTGCCGGTTGGCCGTGGCCTGCTGGGTCGCGTTGTTAACACCCTGGGTGCGCCAATCGACGGTAAAGGTCCGGTTGAGCACGATGGCTTCTCCCCAATCGAAGTTATCGCACCGGGCGTTATCGACCGTCAGTCCGTTGATCAGCCAGTGCAGACTGGTTATAAGTCCGTTGACGCCATGATCCCAATCGGTCGTGGTCAGCGTGAACTGATCATCGGTGACCGTCAGACCGGTAAAACCGCGATGGCAATCGACGCCATCATCAACCAGCGTGACTCCGGCATCAAATGTGTGTACGTGGCCATCGGCCAGAAAGCGTCCACCATTTCTAACGTGGTTCGTAAACTGGAAGAGCACGGCGCGCTGTCTAACACCATCGTTGTTGTGGCTACCGCTTCTGAATCTGCTGCACTGCAATACCTGGCTCCATACGCCGGTTGTGCAATGGGCGAATACTTCCGTGACCGCGGCGAAGATGCGCTGATCGTATACGATGACCTGTCTAAACAGGCTGTTGCTTATCGTCAGGTTTCCCTGCTGCTCCGTCGTCCACCAGGACGTGAAGCATTCCCGGGCGACGTATTCTACCTCCACTCTCGTCTGCTGGAGCGTGCTTCCCGCGTTAACGCGGAATACGTCGAGAACTTCACCAAAGGTGAAGTGAAGGGTAAAACAGGTTCTCTGACCGCGCTGCCGATCATTGAAACCCAGGCGGGTGACGTTTCTGCGTTCGTTCCGACCAACGTAATCTCCATTACCGATGGTCAGATCTTCCTGGAAACCAACCTGTTTAACTCCGGTATTCGTCCGGCGGTTAACCCGGGTATCTCCGTATCCCGTGTGGGTGGTGCTGCTCAGACCAAGATCATCAAGAAACTGTCCGGTGGTATCCGTACCGCGCTGGCACAGTATCGTGAACTGGCTGCGTTCTCTCAGTTCGCATCCGATCTGGACGAAGCAACCCGTAAACAGCTGAGCCACGGTCAGAAAGTGACCGAACTGCTGAAGCAGAAACAGTACGCTCCAATGTCTGTTGCTCAGCAGGGCCTGGTACTGTTCGCGGCTGAACGCGGTTACCTCGAAGATGTGGAACTGGCGAAAATCGGTAGCTTCGAAGCCGCTCTGCTGGCTTACGTCGACCGTGATCACGCTCCGCTGATGCAAGAGATCAACCAGACCGGTGGCTATAACGACGAAATCGAAGGCAAGCTGAAAGCTATCCTCGATTCCTTCAAAGCAACCCAATCCTGGTAA
- the atpG gene encoding F0F1 ATP synthase subunit gamma has translation MAGAKEIRSKIASVQNTQKITKAMEMVAASKMRKSQDRMAASRPYAETMRKVIGHLANGNLEYKHPYLEERDVKRVGYLVVSTDRGLCGGLNINLFKKLLADMKGWSDKGVQCDLALIGSKGVSFFNSVGGNIVAQVTGMGDNPSLSELIGPVKVMLQAYDEGRLDRLYVVSNKFINTMSQVPTLTQMLPLPASEDDELKQKAWDYLYEPDPKPLLDTLLRRYVESQVYQGVVENLASEQAARMVAMKAATDNGGSLIKELQLVYNKARQASITQELTEIVSGAAAV, from the coding sequence ATGGCCGGCGCAAAAGAGATACGTAGTAAGATCGCAAGCGTCCAGAACACGCAAAAGATCACTAAAGCGATGGAGATGGTCGCCGCTTCCAAAATGCGTAAATCGCAGGATCGCATGGCGGCCAGCCGTCCTTATGCAGAGACCATGCGCAAAGTGATTGGTCACCTTGCAAACGGTAATCTGGAATATAAGCACCCTTACCTGGAAGAACGCGACGTTAAGCGCGTGGGCTACCTGGTGGTGTCGACTGACCGTGGTCTGTGTGGCGGCTTGAACATTAACCTGTTCAAAAAACTGCTGGCGGATATGAAAGGCTGGTCTGATAAAGGCGTTCAGTGCGATCTGGCACTGATTGGCTCTAAAGGCGTCTCTTTCTTTAACTCCGTTGGTGGCAACATTGTCGCTCAGGTGACCGGTATGGGTGATAACCCGTCCCTGTCTGAACTGATCGGCCCGGTTAAAGTGATGTTGCAGGCCTACGATGAAGGCCGCCTGGACAGACTGTACGTTGTCAGCAACAAATTCATTAACACCATGTCTCAGGTTCCAACGCTCACTCAGATGCTGCCGTTACCGGCATCAGAAGATGACGAGCTGAAGCAGAAAGCCTGGGATTACCTGTATGAACCCGATCCGAAACCGCTGCTGGATACCCTGCTGCGTCGTTACGTTGAATCTCAGGTTTATCAGGGCGTTGTAGAAAACCTGGCCAGCGAGCAGGCCGCACGAATGGTGGCGATGAAAGCCGCGACCGATAATGGCGGCAGCCTGATTAAAGAGCTGCAGTTGGTTTACAACAAAGCTCGTCAGGCCAGCATTACTCAGGAACTCACCGAGATCGTCTCGGGGGCCGCCGCGGTTTAA
- the atpD gene encoding F0F1 ATP synthase subunit beta: protein MATGKIVQVIGAVVDVEFPQDAVPRVYDALEVQNGNESLVLEVQQQLGGGIVRTIAMGSSDGLRRGLEVKDLEHPIEVPVGKATLGRIMNVLGQPIDMKGDIGEEERWAIHRAAPSYEELSSSQELLETGIKVIDLMCPFAKGGKVGLFGGAGVGKTVNMMELIRNIAIEHSGYSVFAGVGERTREGNDFYHEMTDSNVLDKVSLVYGQMNEPPGNRLRVALTGLTMAEKFRDEGRDVLLFVDNIYRYTLAGTEVSALLGRMPSAVGYQPTLAEEMGVLQERITSTKTGSITSVQAVYVPADDLTDPSPATTFAHLDATVVLSRQIASLGIYPAVDPLDSTSRQLDPLVVGQEHYDTARGVQSLLQRYQELKDIIAILGMDELSEEDKLVVARARKIQRFLSQPFFVAEVFTGSPGKYVSLKDTIRGFKGIMEGEYDHLPEQAFYMVGSIEEAVEKAKKL, encoded by the coding sequence ATGGCTACTGGAAAGATTGTCCAGGTAATCGGCGCCGTGGTGGACGTCGAGTTCCCTCAGGACGCCGTACCACGCGTGTACGACGCGCTTGAGGTACAGAATGGTAACGAGAGCCTGGTGCTGGAAGTTCAGCAGCAGCTCGGCGGCGGTATCGTGCGTACCATCGCGATGGGTTCTTCCGACGGTCTGCGTCGTGGTCTGGAAGTTAAAGACCTTGAGCATCCGATCGAAGTCCCGGTAGGTAAAGCAACACTGGGTCGTATCATGAACGTATTGGGTCAGCCAATCGACATGAAGGGCGACATCGGTGAAGAAGAGCGTTGGGCTATCCACCGCGCGGCACCTTCCTACGAAGAGCTGTCCAGCTCTCAGGAACTGCTGGAAACCGGTATCAAAGTTATCGACCTGATGTGTCCGTTTGCGAAGGGCGGTAAAGTTGGTCTGTTCGGTGGTGCGGGTGTAGGTAAAACCGTAAACATGATGGAGCTGATCCGTAACATCGCGATCGAGCACTCCGGTTACTCCGTGTTTGCGGGTGTAGGTGAACGTACTCGTGAGGGTAACGACTTCTACCACGAAATGACCGACTCCAACGTTCTGGACAAAGTATCCCTGGTTTACGGCCAGATGAACGAGCCACCAGGAAACCGTCTGCGCGTTGCGCTGACTGGCCTGACGATGGCTGAGAAATTCCGTGACGAAGGCCGTGACGTTCTGCTGTTCGTTGATAACATCTATCGTTACACCCTGGCCGGTACGGAAGTATCTGCACTGCTGGGTCGTATGCCTTCAGCGGTAGGCTACCAGCCGACCCTGGCGGAAGAGATGGGTGTTCTTCAGGAACGTATCACCTCTACCAAAACCGGTTCTATCACCTCCGTTCAGGCGGTATACGTACCTGCGGATGACTTGACTGACCCATCTCCAGCAACCACCTTTGCGCACTTAGACGCAACCGTGGTACTGAGCCGTCAGATCGCGTCTCTGGGTATCTACCCGGCCGTTGACCCGCTGGACTCCACCAGTCGTCAGCTGGATCCACTGGTTGTTGGTCAGGAACACTACGACACCGCGCGTGGCGTACAGTCCCTGCTGCAGCGTTACCAGGAACTGAAAGACATCATCGCCATCCTGGGTATGGATGAACTGTCTGAAGAAGACAAACTGGTGGTAGCACGTGCGCGTAAGATCCAGCGCTTCCTGTCCCAGCCGTTCTTCGTTGCGGAAGTATTCACCGGTTCTCCGGGTAAATACGTTTCCCTGAAAGACACCATCCGTGGCTTTAAAGGCATCATGGAAGGCGAATACGATCACCTGCCAGAGCAGGCGTTCTACATGGTTGGTTCCATCGAAGAAGCCGTGGAAAAAGCCAAAAAACTTTAA